The proteins below are encoded in one region of Qipengyuania sp. HL-TH1:
- the phoB gene encoding phosphate regulon transcriptional regulator PhoB, whose protein sequence is MHAAKLLLVEDDPALSELLEYRFTNEGYQVRTTSDGDEALLLATEDVPDLVILDWMIEGTSGIEVCRRLRRDKETAHVPIIMLTAREAEDDRVRGLDTGADDYLTKPFSPRELLARVAAVMRRIRPALAGESIEVGDITLDPVAHKVTRRGRTLQLGPTEYRLLKFFMESPGRVFSRGQLLDGVWGTESEIELRTVDVHIRRLRKAIEIDGAKDPVRTVRSAGYSLEA, encoded by the coding sequence TTGCACGCCGCCAAATTGCTCCTGGTAGAGGACGATCCCGCCCTCTCCGAACTGCTCGAATACCGCTTTACCAATGAAGGCTATCAGGTCCGCACGACCTCCGATGGCGATGAAGCGCTGTTGCTCGCCACCGAAGATGTCCCCGATCTCGTCATTCTCGACTGGATGATCGAAGGGACCAGCGGGATCGAGGTCTGTCGCCGCCTGCGCCGCGACAAGGAAACCGCGCACGTCCCGATCATCATGCTGACCGCGCGCGAGGCCGAGGATGACCGCGTGCGCGGCCTCGATACGGGCGCCGACGATTACCTCACCAAGCCCTTCTCACCGCGCGAGTTGCTCGCCCGCGTGGCCGCAGTCATGCGCCGTATTCGCCCCGCGCTGGCCGGCGAAAGCATCGAGGTCGGCGATATCACGCTCGACCCGGTGGCGCACAAGGTGACCCGCCGCGGGCGTACCTTGCAACTCGGTCCGACCGAATACCGGCTGCTCAAGTTCTTCATGGAAAGCCCGGGCCGCGTGTTCAGCCGCGGGCAGCTGCTCGACGGGGTCTGGGGCACCGAGAGCGAGATCGAGCTGCGCACGGTCGATGTCCACATCCGGCGCCTGCGCAAGGCGATCGAGATCGACGGCGCCAAGGATCCGGTGCGCACGGTGCGCAGTGCGGGCTATTCGCTCGAGGCCTGA
- a CDS encoding UdgX family uracil-DNA binding protein (This protein belongs to the uracil DNA glycosylase superfamily, members of which act in excision repair of DNA. However, it belongs more specifically to UdgX branch, whose founding member was found to bind uracil in DNA (where it does not belong), without cleaving it, appears to promote DNA repair by a pathway involving RecA, rather than base excision.), with protein sequence MVHLPEPDDFEFWREQARTLVQCEVPPDRIAWVEPGGNGDLFAAAPAAESERGMPVPPADARLVRASKRFVTLARNAILHSDPERFALLYRLLWRLQANGRIMEDKADPDVRRVEELAKNVRRDSHKMHAFVRFRLVENEKGEGGEHYVAWFEPDHHILRANAGFFMRRFANMRWSILTPRGSLHWDGTTMSEGPPAERSDAPEGDPTEDLWRSYYASIFNPARLKIGAMLKEMPKKYWKNMPEAALIPELVAGAQNREAQMVDKGKSLFADGLEDRPDTLAAIDKAIHACRKCPIGQLDNHAVMGEGPDDAALMIVGEQPGDQEDLSGRPFVGPAGQLLDVHLEKAGIDRRGAYVTNTVKHFKYVQRGKRRLHQNPGAKEIDTCRWWIESERAIVKPKLVLAMGASAARGMLGKTVSITKARGRPIPLGDGSELWVTAHPSYLLRLDGPAREEQARLFDADLAAVRARLAELAAP encoded by the coding sequence ATGGTCCACCTGCCCGAGCCGGACGATTTCGAGTTCTGGCGCGAGCAGGCCCGCACGCTGGTGCAATGCGAGGTCCCGCCCGATCGCATCGCCTGGGTCGAGCCGGGCGGCAATGGCGACCTGTTCGCGGCTGCACCGGCTGCGGAAAGCGAACGGGGCATGCCCGTCCCGCCCGCCGATGCGCGGCTGGTGCGCGCGAGCAAGCGCTTCGTGACGCTGGCGCGCAATGCGATCCTCCATTCCGATCCCGAGCGGTTCGCGCTGCTCTATCGCCTGCTGTGGCGGTTGCAGGCGAACGGGCGGATCATGGAGGACAAGGCCGATCCCGATGTGCGCCGGGTGGAGGAGCTGGCCAAGAATGTCCGCCGCGACAGCCACAAGATGCATGCCTTCGTCCGCTTCCGGCTGGTGGAGAACGAAAAGGGGGAAGGCGGCGAGCATTACGTCGCCTGGTTCGAACCCGATCACCATATCCTGCGCGCCAATGCGGGCTTCTTCATGCGGCGCTTTGCGAACATGCGCTGGTCGATCCTGACCCCGCGCGGTTCGCTGCACTGGGACGGGACGACCATGTCCGAAGGCCCGCCGGCCGAGCGGTCCGATGCGCCCGAAGGGGATCCGACGGAGGATCTGTGGCGCAGCTATTACGCCTCGATCTTCAATCCCGCGCGGCTGAAGATCGGCGCGATGCTCAAGGAAATGCCCAAGAAATACTGGAAGAACATGCCCGAGGCCGCGCTCATCCCCGAACTGGTGGCGGGCGCGCAGAACCGCGAGGCGCAGATGGTCGACAAGGGCAAGTCTCTGTTTGCGGACGGGCTGGAGGACCGGCCCGATACGCTGGCGGCGATCGACAAGGCGATCCATGCCTGCCGCAAATGCCCGATCGGCCAGCTCGACAACCATGCGGTGATGGGCGAGGGGCCGGACGATGCCGCGCTCATGATCGTGGGCGAACAGCCGGGCGACCAGGAGGATTTGTCGGGACGCCCCTTCGTCGGGCCCGCCGGGCAATTGCTCGATGTGCATCTGGAAAAGGCCGGGATCGACCGGCGCGGCGCCTATGTCACCAATACGGTGAAGCATTTCAAATATGTCCAGCGCGGCAAGCGGCGGCTGCACCAGAATCCGGGCGCGAAGGAAATCGACACCTGCCGGTGGTGGATCGAAAGCGAACGCGCGATCGTGAAGCCGAAACTGGTGCTTGCCATGGGTGCCAGTGCGGCGCGCGGGATGCTGGGCAAGACGGTCAGCATCACGAAGGCGCGGGGCCGTCCGATCCCGCTCGGGGATGGCAGCGAACTGTGGGTCACCGCGCATCCGTCCTACCTGTTGCGGCTCGATGGGCCCGCGCGGGAGGAACAGGCGCGCCTGTTCGATGCCGACCTTGCCGCGGTGCGCGCACGGCTCGCGGAACTAGCCGCGCCATGA
- a CDS encoding extensin family protein has product MISRRIGDFAGDRRVALLLIAAGLLLSGRVWLAEHPEHNPWAPLDLRDPVGWATDRKLLALREDAPACRAVLERSDIAHDVLEPAGEGACRREDRTRLADYPLSPDTPPVTCPASIALLLWERDVLEPAAQAIFGSEIARIEHLGAYSCRRLYGRDSGAWSEHATANAIDIAGFVLTDGTRISVLRDWDGEGDKAQFLRTVRDGACGSFATVLSPDYNAAHADHFHLDMSPRWRGVCR; this is encoded by the coding sequence ATGATTTCGCGACGGATCGGAGACTTTGCCGGCGACCGGCGGGTGGCACTGCTGCTGATCGCGGCGGGACTTTTGCTGAGCGGCCGGGTCTGGCTCGCCGAGCATCCCGAGCACAATCCCTGGGCACCGCTCGACCTGCGCGATCCGGTGGGTTGGGCGACCGATCGCAAGCTGCTCGCGCTGCGTGAGGATGCTCCGGCATGCCGCGCGGTGCTCGAGCGCAGCGATATCGCGCATGATGTGCTCGAACCCGCGGGCGAGGGCGCGTGTCGGCGAGAGGACCGCACACGGCTCGCCGACTATCCGCTCAGTCCCGATACGCCGCCGGTCACCTGTCCTGCGTCGATCGCGCTGCTGCTATGGGAGCGTGACGTGCTCGAGCCCGCTGCGCAGGCGATCTTCGGATCGGAAATCGCGCGGATAGAACATCTTGGCGCCTATTCCTGCCGCCGTCTCTATGGCCGCGATTCGGGAGCGTGGAGCGAACATGCGACTGCCAATGCGATCGATATCGCAGGCTTCGTCCTTACCGATGGAACGCGGATCAGCGTGCTGCGCGACTGGGACGGGGAGGGGGACAAAGCGCAATTCCTGCGTACCGTGCGCGATGGTGCCTGCGGCAGCTTCGCGACCGTGCTCTCACCCGATTACAATGCCGCGCATGCGGACCATTTCCATCTCGACATGAGCCCGCGCTGGCGCGGCGTCTGCCGGTAG
- a CDS encoding LysE family translocator, whose translation MIDAEKLAAFALVTATTSLVPGQSMLFVMGQAVWRGARSGWAALLGMQIGYLVWWVLVAFGLGTLAAAYPLAFRVLAFAGIGYLAWLGITAIRHSFHAGEETPPTARAPSRHAFRDGILIAIGNPKSLIYMLAIIPPFVDAASPIGPQIILLAVLALVIDVPVGALYIGAGQRLARLMARAATRRWIDRGIGTVFLLIAALVLAELLGTKL comes from the coding sequence ATGATCGATGCCGAAAAGCTCGCTGCCTTCGCGCTGGTGACCGCGACCACCAGCCTGGTGCCGGGGCAATCGATGCTGTTCGTCATGGGGCAGGCGGTCTGGCGCGGCGCGCGGTCGGGCTGGGCGGCGCTGCTGGGCATGCAGATCGGGTACCTGGTGTGGTGGGTGCTGGTCGCGTTCGGGCTCGGCACGCTCGCCGCGGCCTATCCGCTCGCCTTCCGGGTGCTGGCCTTTGCGGGGATCGGCTATCTCGCATGGCTCGGCATTACGGCGATCCGGCACTCCTTCCACGCGGGGGAGGAAACGCCGCCAACTGCCCGCGCGCCTTCGCGCCATGCCTTTCGCGACGGCATCCTCATCGCCATCGGCAATCCCAAGTCGCTGATCTACATGCTCGCGATCATCCCGCCCTTCGTCGATGCCGCATCGCCGATCGGGCCGCAGATCATCCTTCTCGCCGTTCTCGCCCTCGTGATCGACGTGCCGGTCGGGGCGCTGTACATCGGTGCCGGACAACGGCTCGCCCGCCTGATGGCGCGCGCTGCGACGCGCCGCTGGATCGATCGCGGTATTGGAACGGTTTTCCTCCTGATAGCGGCCCTCGTCTTGGCCGAATTACTGGGGACTAAGCTGTGA
- a CDS encoding error-prone DNA polymerase, with product MPENDLQIPKRTIELDPASIEAPPRSPFVELGLVSCFSFLRGASDAVDLVLQARALGYDAIGIADANTMAGVVRIHTEAKTLKLKPLIGCRIETVQGLAFLAYPRNRAGYGQLCRLISAGRMRTLDGEWQAKGACDISLAMLAGHAGDVQLILLPPRDLDQRFAVTVPNNVVPFPPGSRTEASEGGQADRVRVEGTLSDILPHIAAQLPTLRHLAASFLYTDSDIARIERLDALARAHDLGILATNDVHYATPDRRPLQDVMTAIRHKTTVAAAGHLLESNGERYLKPPATMIRLFERWPHAIAATREVADACDFSLDELAYEYPEEIYPDGQAPQQYLTSQTWKGAAWRYPGGVPETVRETIERELALIGKLDLARYFLTIKDIVDYARGVDPPILCQGRGSAANSAVCYCLGITSVDPAKHALLFDRFISEERKEPPDIDVDFEHERREEVIQYIYRKYGRHRAGLCATVIHYRPRMAIREVGKAMGLTEDVTAALAKTVWGGWGREISEKHAAETGMDVRDPHLRRVLKLTEQMIGMPRHLSQHVGGFILTESALTETVPIGNGAMPERSFIEWDKDDIEALGILKVDVLALGMLTCIRKCLDLLDDHYNRPLSLASVPREDPETYAMLRKGDSLGVFQVESRAQMNMLPRLRPREFYDLVIQVAIVRPGPIQGDMVHPYLKRRRGAEQVVIPAPAPEHGPPDELSSILERTLGVPIFQEQAMKIALDAAQFSSKEANRLRKAMATFRSRGMVDELQDMMVERMVERGYDREFAQRCFNQIRGFGEYGFPESHAASFAHLVYVSSWLKCHFPAAFGCALLNSQPMGFYAPAQIVRDAREHGVSVLAADVNLSQWDCTLEDIGGGTPASGRERGRGRQDRNIALRLGLRQVDGLPEAVAARLIAEREAGGAYADVAALKDRARIGPAHIERLASGDCFGSMQLSRRQALWDARSIVGGADLPLFAAAAARDEGAETARTQLPAMPLSEEVVADYQTTRLSLKAHPMSFLRASLAERGFVRASDLRSRKFRSMVHVAGVVLIRQRPGSAKGVCFITLEDETGVINLVVWPDLKEKQRRVVMGSRLMEVRGRVEYDDEVIHVIAHHMEDATHQLYRLSDDMLNAPVARADHVTTPLPAKFNPRDNLREGGDDPYRPVEPWEEPPPGNRECGWFGPNSGGHPRDARIIPPSRDFH from the coding sequence ATGCCCGAAAACGACCTCCAGATCCCGAAGCGAACGATCGAGCTCGATCCCGCGAGCATCGAGGCACCGCCGCGTTCGCCCTTCGTCGAGCTCGGGCTCGTGTCCTGCTTCAGCTTCCTGCGCGGGGCGTCGGATGCGGTCGACCTGGTGCTGCAGGCGCGGGCGCTGGGTTACGATGCGATCGGAATTGCCGATGCCAATACGATGGCGGGCGTGGTGCGCATTCATACCGAGGCAAAAACGCTTAAACTGAAGCCGCTTATCGGCTGCAGGATAGAAACGGTCCAAGGTCTTGCCTTCCTAGCTTATCCGCGGAATCGCGCCGGCTATGGCCAATTGTGCCGCCTGATTTCGGCCGGGCGGATGCGCACGCTCGACGGGGAATGGCAGGCCAAGGGCGCCTGCGACATCAGCCTCGCGATGCTGGCCGGGCATGCCGGGGATGTGCAGCTGATCCTGCTGCCCCCGCGCGATCTCGACCAGCGCTTTGCCGTGACGGTGCCGAACAATGTCGTCCCCTTTCCGCCCGGCTCCCGGACAGAGGCATCCGAAGGCGGGCAAGCGGATCGGGTGCGGGTGGAAGGAACGCTGTCCGATATCCTGCCGCATATCGCGGCCCAGCTTCCCACTCTTCGCCACCTTGCCGCAAGCTTCCTCTATACCGACAGCGATATTGCGCGGATCGAACGGCTCGATGCGCTCGCCAGGGCGCATGACCTTGGCATCCTCGCTACCAATGACGTGCATTACGCCACGCCCGACAGGCGCCCGTTGCAGGACGTGATGACCGCGATCCGCCACAAGACCACCGTGGCGGCGGCGGGGCACCTTCTGGAAAGCAATGGCGAACGCTATCTCAAGCCGCCCGCGACCATGATCAGGCTGTTCGAACGCTGGCCGCATGCGATCGCCGCCACGCGCGAAGTGGCCGATGCCTGCGATTTCAGTCTCGACGAACTGGCGTATGAATATCCCGAGGAAATATACCCCGACGGGCAGGCGCCGCAGCAATATCTCACCAGCCAAACCTGGAAAGGGGCCGCCTGGCGCTATCCCGGCGGGGTGCCCGAGACTGTGCGCGAAACGATCGAACGCGAACTGGCGCTGATCGGCAAGCTCGACCTGGCGCGATATTTCCTCACCATCAAGGATATCGTCGATTATGCGCGCGGGGTCGATCCGCCGATCCTGTGCCAGGGGCGCGGCAGCGCGGCCAATTCGGCGGTCTGCTATTGTCTCGGCATCACCAGCGTCGATCCGGCCAAGCACGCGCTGCTGTTCGACCGTTTCATTTCGGAAGAACGCAAGGAGCCGCCCGACATCGACGTCGATTTCGAGCATGAGCGGCGCGAAGAGGTGATCCAGTACATCTATCGCAAATACGGCCGCCACCGCGCCGGTCTGTGCGCCACGGTGATCCATTACCGGCCGCGCATGGCGATTCGCGAAGTGGGCAAGGCGATGGGGCTGACCGAGGATGTCACCGCCGCGCTGGCCAAGACCGTATGGGGCGGGTGGGGCCGCGAGATCAGCGAGAAACACGCTGCCGAGACGGGCATGGATGTGCGCGACCCGCACTTGCGCCGGGTTCTTAAACTGACCGAGCAAATGATTGGCATGCCAAGGCATTTGTCGCAGCATGTCGGCGGGTTCATCCTCACCGAAAGCGCGCTGACCGAAACCGTGCCGATCGGCAATGGGGCGATGCCCGAACGCAGTTTCATCGAATGGGACAAGGACGATATCGAGGCGCTCGGCATCCTCAAGGTCGATGTCCTCGCGCTGGGCATGCTGACCTGCATCCGCAAGTGCCTCGACCTGCTCGACGATCACTACAATCGCCCGCTCAGCCTTGCCAGCGTCCCGCGCGAGGACCCGGAAACCTATGCCATGCTGCGCAAGGGGGATTCGCTGGGTGTGTTCCAGGTCGAAAGCCGCGCGCAGATGAACATGCTGCCGCGGCTGCGCCCGCGCGAATTCTACGATCTCGTGATCCAGGTCGCCATCGTGCGCCCGGGGCCGATCCAGGGCGACATGGTGCATCCCTATCTCAAGCGCCGGCGCGGGGCCGAACAGGTCGTCATTCCCGCGCCTGCCCCCGAGCATGGCCCGCCCGACGAGCTGTCGAGCATTCTCGAACGCACGCTGGGGGTGCCGATCTTCCAGGAACAGGCGATGAAGATCGCGCTCGATGCGGCGCAGTTTTCCTCCAAGGAAGCCAACCGGCTGCGCAAGGCGATGGCGACCTTCCGCAGCCGCGGCATGGTCGACGAATTGCAGGACATGATGGTCGAACGCATGGTCGAACGCGGCTACGACCGCGAATTCGCGCAGCGCTGCTTCAACCAGATCCGCGGTTTCGGCGAATACGGTTTCCCCGAAAGCCACGCCGCCAGCTTCGCGCATCTGGTCTATGTCTCTAGCTGGCTCAAATGCCATTTTCCCGCCGCCTTCGGCTGCGCGCTGCTCAATTCGCAGCCGATGGGGTTCTATGCCCCCGCGCAGATCGTGCGCGACGCGCGCGAGCATGGCGTCAGCGTGCTGGCCGCCGACGTCAATCTGTCGCAATGGGATTGCACGCTGGAGGATATTGGCGGCGGGACACCCGCGAGCGGCCGAGAACGGGGGCGGGGCCGGCAGGACAGGAATATCGCGCTACGTCTCGGCCTGCGGCAGGTCGACGGCCTGCCCGAGGCGGTGGCGGCGCGGCTGATTGCCGAGCGCGAGGCGGGCGGGGCCTATGCCGATGTCGCCGCGCTCAAGGACCGCGCGCGGATCGGGCCGGCGCATATCGAACGCCTGGCCAGTGGGGACTGCTTCGGTTCGATGCAGCTGTCGCGCAGGCAGGCGCTGTGGGATGCGCGCAGCATCGTGGGCGGGGCGGACCTGCCGCTGTTCGCCGCCGCCGCAGCGCGCGACGAGGGCGCCGAGACCGCGCGGACGCAATTGCCCGCCATGCCGCTGAGCGAGGAAGTGGTGGCCGATTACCAGACCACGCGGCTGAGCCTGAAAGCGCACCCGATGTCCTTCCTGCGCGCCAGCCTGGCCGAACGCGGCTTCGTGCGCGCCAGCGATCTGCGCAGCCGCAAGTTCCGCAGCATGGTGCATGTCGCGGGCGTGGTGCTGATCCGCCAGCGACCGGGCAGCGCCAAGGGGGTCTGCTTCATCACGCTGGAAGACGAAACCGGCGTTATCAACCTCGTGGTCTGGCCCGATCTGAAGGAAAAACAACGCCGTGTGGTCATGGGTTCACGGCTGATGGAGGTGCGCGGCCGGGTCGAATATGACGACGAGGTGATCCATGTGATCGCGCATCACATGGAGGATGCGACGCACCAGCTCTATCGGCTCTCCGACGACATGCTCAATGCGCCGGTCGCGCGCGCGGACCATGTCACGACGCCGCTGCCCGCCAAGTTCAACCCGCGCGACAATCTCAGGGAAGGCGGGGACGACCCCTACCGGCCGGTCGAGCCATGGGAGGAGCCCCCGCCGGGCAATCGCGAGTGCGGGTGGTTCGGCCCCAATTCGGGCGGGCATCCGCGTGATGCGCGGATCATTCCCCCGAGCCGCGACTTCCACTAG